A genome region from Dolichospermum compactum NIES-806 includes the following:
- a CDS encoding polysaccharide deacetylase family protein gives MENNKSFFGTQGILIALIGLTGTLSIALMILFKARTSDAQSQGVIVKNKDIAANVKTQQRLEEFKTEMLTSWQQEAQAKGFSTDVPSNFQGIVISEAKLPPEKKVIALTFDDGPWPNSTAKVLDILKKNNIKGTFFVVGQNVKNYPDLTKRVVTDGHTIANHTWHHWYHQMNPQVAAYEVANTTDIIYQTTGVKTSLFRPPGGNMRNGVAAYAKSNKYAVIMWSSDSMDYSRPGVPRLINNIFREAKPGGIVLMHDGGGDRSHTVKALPEIISKFRKQGYEFVTIPELLEMQDQYPQLVAQNKTKSQKPQKPKKP, from the coding sequence GTGGAAAATAATAAGTCTTTTTTTGGAACGCAGGGAATATTAATTGCATTAATTGGACTAACTGGCACTTTAAGTATTGCTTTGATGATTCTATTCAAAGCTAGAACCTCTGATGCTCAAAGTCAGGGTGTAATTGTTAAAAATAAAGATATTGCTGCTAATGTTAAAACTCAGCAGCGGTTAGAGGAATTTAAAACAGAAATGCTGACCAGTTGGCAACAAGAAGCACAAGCCAAAGGGTTTTCTACTGATGTACCATCTAACTTTCAAGGGATTGTCATTAGTGAAGCTAAACTTCCTCCAGAAAAAAAAGTTATTGCCTTAACGTTTGATGATGGACCTTGGCCTAATAGTACCGCGAAAGTATTAGATATTCTTAAGAAAAATAATATTAAAGGTACATTCTTTGTAGTTGGGCAAAATGTCAAGAATTATCCCGACTTAACAAAACGGGTAGTTACAGATGGTCATACTATTGCTAATCATACCTGGCATCACTGGTATCATCAGATGAATCCCCAGGTGGCAGCTTATGAAGTTGCTAATACAACAGACATAATTTATCAAACTACAGGGGTGAAAACCAGTCTGTTTCGTCCACCGGGGGGAAACATGAGGAATGGAGTCGCAGCTTACGCCAAAAGTAACAAGTATGCTGTTATTATGTGGTCGTCTGATTCTATGGACTATTCACGTCCGGGTGTGCCAAGACTAATTAATAACATCTTTAGGGAAGCTAAACCAGGTGGTATTGTGTTAATGCACGACGGTGGTGGCGATCGCTCTCACACTGTCAAAGCCTTACCAGAAATCATTAGCAAGTTCCGTAAACAGGGTTATGAATTTGTGACTATTCCCGAACTTTTAGAAATGCAAGATCAATATCCACAGTTAGTTGCCCAGAATAAAACAAAATCTCAAAAACCTCAAAAACCCAAGAAACCTTAA
- the darG gene encoding type II toxin-antitoxin system antitoxin DNA ADP-ribosyl glycohydrolase DarG, with product MIEIKQGNLLTEPAQALVNTVNCVGVMGKGIALQFKQAYPENFRQYEKACRAGQVQPGQVFTVATGNLFNPLYIINFPTKRHWKGKSKLEDIKTGLVALVAQVQQLNITSIAIPPLGCGNGGLDWSEVKPLIESAFAALPDVQVIIFEPSGAPAVETMPVASKKPNMTRARALFIRLLELYGIPGYELTKLEIQKLAYFLQVAGEPLRLEYVKHKYGPYAHNLNHVLKHIEGHYIRGYGDGTAKAESAEIYVLPAGREAAQSFLANDPSAQERLERVSNLINGFETPYGMELLATVHWVGTQETNPVQDSEQTIELVYSWSDGLRPIVDERKRTIFKPQHIRKAWQRLGQQNWLAAK from the coding sequence ATGATTGAAATTAAGCAAGGCAACTTATTAACAGAACCAGCACAAGCCCTAGTAAACACAGTGAATTGTGTCGGTGTCATGGGCAAAGGCATTGCTTTGCAATTTAAACAAGCCTATCCAGAAAATTTCCGCCAATACGAAAAAGCCTGTCGTGCTGGACAGGTGCAACCGGGGCAGGTGTTTACCGTCGCTACAGGTAACTTATTTAATCCCCTGTACATTATTAACTTCCCCACCAAACGCCACTGGAAGGGCAAATCTAAATTAGAAGATATCAAAACTGGACTGGTAGCATTAGTCGCCCAAGTACAGCAATTAAACATTACTTCCATTGCTATACCTCCATTGGGGTGCGGTAACGGTGGCTTAGACTGGAGTGAGGTTAAACCCTTAATAGAATCAGCTTTTGCTGCACTTCCAGATGTCCAAGTCATTATTTTTGAACCCAGTGGCGCACCTGCTGTGGAAACAATGCCCGTAGCCAGCAAAAAGCCAAATATGACTCGCGCCCGTGCCTTGTTTATTCGCTTACTGGAATTGTACGGTATTCCTGGTTATGAATTAACCAAACTAGAAATTCAAAAACTCGCCTATTTTTTACAAGTAGCAGGTGAACCCCTACGCCTTGAGTATGTAAAACACAAATATGGACCTTATGCCCATAATCTAAATCATGTTTTAAAACACATAGAAGGGCATTACATTCGCGGTTATGGGGATGGAACAGCCAAGGCAGAAAGCGCGGAAATTTACGTTTTACCCGCAGGTAGAGAAGCTGCACAGTCCTTTTTAGCCAATGACCCATCAGCACAGGAACGGTTAGAACGAGTTAGCAACCTCATAAATGGCTTTGAAACCCCTTATGGCATGGAATTATTGGCTACAGTTCATTGGGTAGGGACTCAAGAAACCAACCCAGTCCAAGATAGTGAACAGACCATAGAGTTAGTTTATTCCTGGAGCGATGGGCTGCGCCCCATCGTAGATGAACGCAAACGCACCATCTTTAAACCACAACATATACGTAAAGCTTGGCAGCGATTAGGACAGCAGAATTGGTTGGCTGCAAAATAA
- the darT gene encoding type II toxin-antitoxin system toxin DNA ADP-ribosyl transferase DarT, with translation MSTPIYHITHIDNLTSIITSGGLIANSRLKIQQTNYLDIAHGHIQDRRATTKVPCSAGGYLHDYVPFYFAPRSPMLYAIHKQNVDSYSGGQQPIIHLVSEAYTINSLKLKFAFTDGHAIMAYSEFYDDMSDLQSVIDWELMKSKYWANTPDDPNRKWRRQAEFLVYENCPWSLIQEIGVINKTIAEQVQLILTAFNIQIPVNIYQNWYY, from the coding sequence ATGTCTACACCGATTTATCACATCACCCACATTGATAACTTAACCTCCATAATCACCAGTGGGGGATTGATAGCAAACAGTAGACTTAAGATACAACAAACCAATTATCTTGACATCGCACACGGACACATTCAAGATAGACGTGCCACCACAAAAGTCCCATGTAGTGCTGGGGGATATTTACATGATTATGTCCCCTTTTATTTTGCTCCGCGTTCACCCATGCTCTATGCCATTCATAAACAAAACGTAGATAGTTATAGCGGTGGACAACAGCCAATTATCCATCTAGTTTCAGAAGCTTATACCATCAATTCTTTAAAACTAAAATTTGCTTTTACTGATGGACACGCTATCATGGCATATAGCGAATTTTATGATGATATGTCTGATTTACAATCAGTCATAGATTGGGAATTAATGAAATCAAAATATTGGGCTAATACTCCAGATGACCCCAACCGCAAGTGGAGAAGACAAGCAGAATTTTTAGTTTATGAAAATTGTCCTTGGAGTTTAATACAAGAAATAGGTGTAATCAATAAAACTATTGCTGAACAAGTACAACTAATACTTACCGCCTTTAATATCCAAATTCCAGTAAATATTTATCAAAATTGGTATTATTAA
- a CDS encoding transposase, giving the protein MRLKNFPEVVKTILKPLPKKDYPVLDTFSFVSVWLQYVMDKSIVSMRDLFQRLNNQGIDLKISNFSKASKKRDTQVFLEIITELNNQLRKKKGKEETQALFPIDSTIITLTSKLLWSQGYHQVKLFCGLDSLTSEVGGMVIHFGQGHDHKYGQETVEAIPSKGVGIMDRGFASSERISELKQQKNKAFVLRIKNNVTLEMLENGNCKVGKDEREVEIRVVAFCDIETKSEFRLATNLLNEGEEQVSNQEIMEIYIQRWQIELLWKFLKMHLKLDRLMTKNENGIRIQIMCCLIAYLILQLIEIPQEFGKTLLDKLRYLQSYMCQEISYVHWFRKLIWIR; this is encoded by the coding sequence ATGCGCTTAAAGAATTTCCCAGAAGTGGTCAAAACAATATTGAAACCATTGCCCAAAAAAGATTATCCAGTTCTGGACACATTTTCATTTGTATCAGTGTGGTTACAGTATGTCATGGATAAAAGTATAGTGAGTATGAGAGATTTATTTCAAAGACTAAATAATCAAGGGATAGATTTAAAAATATCAAATTTTTCCAAGGCAAGTAAAAAGAGAGATACTCAAGTATTTTTGGAGATAATAACTGAATTAAACAATCAACTGAGAAAGAAAAAAGGAAAGGAAGAAACCCAAGCATTATTTCCTATAGATTCAACAATTATTACATTAACAAGTAAATTATTATGGAGTCAAGGATATCATCAAGTAAAACTATTTTGTGGGTTAGATAGTTTGACATCAGAAGTTGGTGGAATGGTGATTCATTTTGGGCAAGGACATGACCATAAATATGGACAAGAAACAGTAGAAGCAATTCCGTCAAAAGGAGTAGGGATAATGGATAGAGGATTTGCATCCTCCGAAAGAATATCTGAATTAAAACAACAAAAAAATAAAGCTTTTGTCTTAAGAATTAAAAATAATGTCACTTTAGAAATGCTAGAAAATGGTAATTGTAAAGTTGGCAAAGATGAAAGAGAAGTGGAAATTAGAGTAGTAGCATTTTGTGATATAGAAACTAAGAGTGAATTTCGTTTAGCAACAAACTTATTAAATGAAGGAGAAGAGCAAGTTAGTAATCAAGAGATTATGGAAATTTACATACAAAGATGGCAAATTGAATTGTTATGGAAATTCTTAAAAATGCACCTCAAGTTAGACAGACTTATGACAAAGAATGAGAATGGAATTAGAATTCAGATAATGTGCTGTTTAATCGCTTATTTGATATTGCAACTAATAGAAATACCGCAAGAATTTGGCAAAACTTTATTAGATAAACTCCGTTATCTTCAGTCCTATATGTGTCAGGAAATAAGTTATGTTCATTGGTTTAGAAAACTTATTTGGATAAGATGA